Proteins encoded by one window of Mercenaria mercenaria strain notata chromosome 4, MADL_Memer_1, whole genome shotgun sequence:
- the LOC123551475 gene encoding uncharacterized protein LOC123551475: MSTLQISQQAIVIPKNLQTAGAAPKRPLRPQRTEISQIYERSSTENLINRKNTSSKLEPIDNELLSLDLLNQYNDIVGPKESLAFKRLPPVKVSYQTTKHKFIESPRVEGSSRIICPHLSMKTYSPGHHIFTEGISKSSITRSPTFSLQQVGVPYSNLPDNISIYKEKDKFAFGVKSDEYEKSPYRLTPKPFKLGSATFIPALEADIEKTNSTSSTYRKTKRGSRSYPERQSLEIKSNVIKLQPLVTKDEKDSKYDFKNKSEFSTDIVKVPGGFTRPAKSPLAPSNSFYLTGTETEAKVNTNDAEVEERHEEKISAKIDTPKRKLSVVSIGETVGPSFYDSKKREARQLYPMYDHTSKKNENLRRQKFEYNEDFIFKAKPKVPSSTFTYKVSTQGMAFLQDNPADRFKPIKNNLYDKHGNVIHKQRGLGRYRPADCDEDVAKSSSDYNFRRYYKRAFRRPKSSESQGTDFSQLPGNPPPSEISHIFSEDAPLFVNDVRNGMVTLIEERTMTAASVISPRKDNTPVGEVRDDNRNTNEISEKAESKLTNIEDTETCTDTDIQFENAIRSIERQQEQEIETARTEIGKNSEFESALGHIEMIRESERDIPANDNSSKGDSSVAEQYIAEAEERIKHISKAEENEKQTVHTSSIDFISESNKTIRLDTIDENQTDKKKVQPKIKAGGNKQFLAVPKLCLDSIDPCPSLQLTKERTSLSRSIQNMTLPEEKQRNNVTNIATNMDFTSEINTGKENKTSLPVTRLRLFSDSSTLSVETPLVNLMDENGDLYEVYENGHSEPKVTDESTKEKKVLNNANVAFIYPSTSEVRAKRQ; encoded by the coding sequence ATGTCAACACTGCAAATCTCTCAACAAGCAATTGTCATTCCGAAAAATCTTCAAACCGCGGGAGCGGCACCAAAACGACCCCTGAGACCGCAAAGAACAGAAATTAGTCAGATATACGAACGTTCGAGCACCGAAAATCTCATCAACAGAAAAAATACCTCATCAAAACTCGAGCCAATAGACAATGAACTTCTGTCTTTAGATTTATTGAATCAGTATAATGACATTGTTGGACCTAAAGAAAGTCTGGCTTTTAAAAGGCTTCCTCCGGTAAAGGTTTCATATCAGACGACAAAGCATAAATTTATAGAGTCTCCACGTGTAGAAGGTTCAAGTCGTATCATTTGTCCGCATTTATCAATGAAAACGTATTCACCAGGACATCATATATTTACTGAAGGAATCAGTAAAAGTAGCATTACTCGTAGCCCTACATTTTCTCTACAACAGGTCGGTGTTCCCTATTCGAACTTACCAGACAATATTTCCATATACAAAGAAAAAGACAAGTTTGCATTTGGTGTGAAGAGTGACGAATATGAAAAGTCCCCGTACAGACTAACGCCGAAACCGTTCAAACTAGGAAGTGCTACGTTCATCCCAGCACTTGAAGCAGACATCGAAAAAACAAATAGCACAAGTAGCACATATCGTAAAACTAAACGCGGTTCAAGATCGTATCCTGAAAGACAATCTTTAGAGATAAAGAGCAATGTTATAAAGTTACAACCACTTGTTACCAAAGATGAGAAGGATAGTAAATACGATTTTAAGAATAAATCAGAGTTCAGCACTGATATAGTCAAAGTTCCAGGTGGCTTTACAAGGCCTGCCAAATCACCATTGGCCCCAAGTAATAGTTTTTATTTAACAGGAACTGAAACGGAAGCAAAAGTAAACACAAACGATGCGGAGGTCGAAGAAAGGCATGAAGAAAAAATCAGTGCAAAAATTGATACGCCTAAAAGAAAACTAAGTGTTGTTTCGATCGGCGAAACTGTTGGTCCCAGCTTTTATGATAGTAAAAAAAGAGAGGCGAGACAATTATATCCTATGTATGACCACACCAGCAAAAAGAATGAAAACCTGCGACGACAAAAGTTCGAATACAATGAAGATTTTATCTTTAAAGCAAAACCAAAAGTACCTTCTTCAACATTTACTTACAAGGTAAGCACACAAGGTATGGCTTTTCTACAGGACAACCCTGCAGACAGATTTAAACCAATCAAAAACAACCTGTACGACAAACACGGGAACGTTATTCATAAACAGAGAGGACTGGGAAGATACCGGCCAGCTGACTGCGACGAAGATGTAGCAAAAAGTAGCAGTGACTACAACTTTCGCAGGTACTATAAACGAGCTTTCCGTCGACCAAAGTCCTCGGAGTCTCAGGGTACCGATTTTTCTCAGTTGCCAGGTAATCCCCCGCCTTCAGAGATAAGTCATATATTTTCTGAAGACGCCCCGTTATTTGTAAATGATGTAAGAAATGGAATGGTCACTTTAATTGAAGAGAGAACAATGACGGCGGCATCTGTTATTTCTCCAAGAAAAGATAACACACCTGTGGGCGAGGTTAGGGACGATAATCGAAATACGAATGAAATTTCTGAAAAAGCCGAGTCTAAATTAACGAACATTGAGGACACTGAGACATGTACAGATACTGATATTCAATTCGAAAATGCTATCAGGTCTATTGAGAGACAACAAGAGCAAGAAATCGAAACTGCAAGAACAGAAATTGGCAAAAATTCTGAATTTGAAAGTGCTTTAGGACATATTGAAATGATAAGGGAATCGGAAAGAGACATTCCAGCCAACGACAATTCGTCTAAAGGTGACAGTAGTGTGGCAGAACAGTATATAGCTGAAGCTGAAGAACgtattaaacatatttcaaaagctgaagaaaatgaaaaacaaaccgTGCATACCTCTAGCATTGATTTCATTTCAgaatcaaacaaaacaataagactAGATACAATTGATGAAAATCAGACTGACAAAAAGAAAGTTCAACCAAAGATCAAAGCCGGTGGAAACAAACAGTTCCTTGCTGTACCAAAGCTGTGTCTTGATTCAATAGACCCTTGTCCTTCTTTACAGCTGACGAAAGAGAGAACAAGTTTATCCAGATCAATACAAAATATGACCCTGCCGGAAGAAAAGCAACGGAATAATGTAACAAATATTGCAACGAACATGGATTTTACATCTGAAATAAACACTGGAAAGGAAAACAAGACAAGCTTACCAGTGACAAGATTGCGTCTTTTCTCAGATAGTTCTACGCTGTCTGTAGAGACACCATTGGTAAATTTAATGGATGAAAATGGAGACTTGTACGAGGTGTATGAAAATGGACATAGTGAGCCAAAGGTTACAGATGAATCTACGAAAGAAAAGAAGGTTCTTAACAATGCTAATGTAGCATTTATATATCCATCAACAAGTGAGGTGAGAGCTAAGAGACAGTGA